AGAAAGAAAGATACTGAAACAAAGGTATTACTTGCTCCAatattgatttgaatttattgctatatataattatgaaagATGTTCTAAAAATAGGTACTAAACTTGGGGCTTTATAAATACTAGatgataatttaattaaataacgAATGATGCTTACTTTACTATTATATAATTTCAGCTGAGAATGAAACAACACCAATAAACGCTCCAATTCCTCCATATTTTGAACGTTTGGTTCCCCAAGAATACACAGGGTAAGTTGTTTCACAATACCCACAACTAATAAGTGTATGtcaaatatatttcttaaaataatggGTTATATAAACTTGCATTTAAATATTATGCTAAAGAGAAAAGATTAATGTCATCTGTTTCATTTTTGGTTCCCTTTCTTTTCTGATTATCCTATTATTTATAATCATTCAAACTGTGAGAATTGGTGACCATTTGTAACAAGTATATAAAGCAGAGtttccttatttattttttcaaatgctgattttgataaaaatttaaataagaatgAACACACAGACTTGTGAGATTAAGTTAAGAAGAAGGCAAGCCAACAATAACACTACCATAAATATCTAGGTGTATTAACTATAAAGTTCATACATTCTATCactaaaaatcagttgaaaaagcaTACACAtacaattgatatattattaGTTTAAAATATTGGTTTAAAGTATTGATTTAATGTTCAATGTTTTAAtgtattaatttgaaatatttttatcaggTCAAATCTACCTGTGAGTTTGGAGGAGGACATAGAAAGCCTATACAGGGAAAATGTTGTTCAAGAAATCAGTGAATTGGTTCATAGACAGCTTGTTACATCATCTTTAGAAAGCACTTTTAGAAATGTTCTGGAAATCACAATGcaggtacatatatatatcactttGCTTAACAtgtaccgtatagcgggttatttttgcgggtgtaaaatttcatgattttcattaaataaggccataataaataataggtttgtttgcccaaacgctacctacccagaaaaaagttgcctactcaaattcttttattgtcctgatttgaagaaggtTTCTTTTAATCAAATAGTCATGAAGACttataaacatctgatacttcaatttcttttttggaaaaaaaaaatggctacctacctacccactgtctcaaccttttgGTAAGGTTTGgtcaaaccaaaatatttttaagtgtggcctaaggtatacaaaatattttggtgGTTATTATGTTGgtggaaacaaaaaaattatcaatacctTGCATGTGCAATTTTAAATTggtggaatttaaaaaaataaaaaattaatggTTAGAGCTTAACTTAATTTCTCACACCAACCTTCTTCATGTTGTTACACACTTTTGAAgataaatttaatttgaaaatgatatagaaagaagatgtggtatgattgctaaggTGGACAACTATTCACCAGATACCAAATTACATCGGtttgattaattttgttttgcttatttAAAACCAGAAATGTACAGATGGTCCAGTTCTTACATATGTTTATTGCATTCTATATTTTAAGATCATATTTGAAtgagtttttcaaatttttcaggACAGACTTGGACAAAGTGGTACTGATGGCCAAAGAGTTCAAGAGTTTGTTAGAAATATTCATCCAACTCAACCCATCCAAAGAAATGATTTCTCTAACATTGGACTGCCTCCACCAGGCAATGATAACTGGGATAACATCTCTATTACCAGTGTCAGTGCTCATGCTGTTCCTTATACACAggtaattataatattttattctcAGGTACCTGTGTGCCATTGATTACAATCTGAAATAGGACATATTGAGACAGCTTTGTAAATACTTGGATTCTTTCTGtctttcattttatatacagGTGCATTTGCACATACTATTCATAATAGAATtcctttaaataaaacattttattcttttacCATGTGAAACTGAAATgtagttaaaaacaaaactttacactaaattgtacttatacatgtacaatataataGCATCAAAGCTAATAATCACAGCTCATACTTATTTAAAAACTTCCTGTTCtactatgaaataataactTGAGTTTTCTATGgtacaaacatttttatttataaactattttATCTTCAAAGCTTAATGTTTATGTATCATTGTGACTGACTTGGCTATGTGATCTTCTCAgtgtaatgttgtttttatttattattatttcagtCAAACTTGCACATGAGCAGAGAAATCCGTAGCTTAAAGAGCCAATTAGAAGAGATGAAGAATATGATGAAACTTAGTTTTGACCTTCAACTTGACATCCAGAGAGCAATCAGACAAGAAGTTTCTGCAGCTTTAGCACAAGTTCAAGGTAATTATTGCAAAaggtcaatttttatttgtatatccaTTAGAGTATAGCCATGATGATATCAATAAGCAGATTTCTTAATTTTAGATTAAAGacttaaataaaaagaagtgaATATATTTTCCATATTTGACCCCTCTAAAGagaagttatctcccattgttTAAATAGTTCTTGTTCTTTACTGAAATTCACAAGAGAGATGTTGATTTGCTCTTTCAGAATCTGACGAACTAGGATAATTTTATTGCTTAAACAACCTAGAAAGAAAATAAGCACTAAAAATTACTGTGTATGTATAGTAATTAGTGTACATAAAAAATTCCTGCAGTGACTGTTGTATTTTGATTAATTCAGTTTTATTTACGATTATCTTTGTTTCTTTCAGTTGGAGCTGAAGGTGGAACTCctctaaaaaaatgtaaaccagTCAGTGACACTCATTGCTTAATTTGTTTGGACAATCACTCTGACTCTGTGCTATATCAGTGTGGGCATATGTGTGTATGTTATGCTTGTGGACGCCATCTGATGTCACGAAATGCCAAATGTCCAGTGTGCAGAGCCCCAATCAAAGACATAATCAGAGCTTATAAATCTAATGAAGACTAATTTAGCTGTCTGAATATTCGACTGACAAaaagattttgttaaaaagaCTTTATTTAAGTCTTTTGATTTGTGTGTCTTAAGTTATTGACACATTAGTTGTTTTATAGAGAAGGGTAAATAGgctttatatttaataaaaaaatgatagctttatattttaatgaaatatgctAACAATGAATGGAAGTAGAGTTAATGAATGTGACGAGTTGGTTATTTTAGGATTGAGTACTAAGTGAATGTGATGAGTTAGTTATCTTATGTATGAGTACTCATGTGTATAAATCTTCCATTAAAGAATTGGAATAAGTGCAATATTGTATAGAATGTTGATaatattatgttatttgttaGAATTTGTAAtgttaagatataaaaaaaaaaaataattgaataatgaTTTGTGTTATTTCTCAAACCAAATTCAAATAGAGGTTTACTTGATCAAACCTTAGAGTAGAGATAAGTAGATGTGGTAAGAGTGCCAATCAGAGGTTTACCTGATCAAACCTTAGAGTAGAgataagtagatgtggtatgagtgccaatcagAGGTTTACTTGATCAAACCTTAGAGTAGAgataagtagatgtggtatgagtgccaatcagAGGTTTACCTGATCAAACCTTAGAGTAGAGGtaagtagatgtggtataagtACCAATCAGAGGTTTACTTGATCAAACCTTAGAGTAGAgataagtagatgtggtatgagtgccaatcagAGGTTTACCTGATCAAACCTTAGAGTAGAGGtaagtagatgtggtataagtACCAATCAGAGGTTTACTTGATCAAACCTTAGAGTAGAGATAAGTAGATGTGGTAAGAGTGCCAATCAGAGGTTTACCTGATCAAACCTTAGAGTAGAgataagtagatgtggtatgagtgccaatcagAGGTTTACTTGATCAAACCTTAGAGTAGAgataagtagatgtggtatgagtgccaatcagAGGTTTACCTGATCAAACCTTAGAGTAGAgataagtagatgtggtatgagtgccaatcagAGGTTTACTTGATCAAACCTTAGAGTACAGATAagtagatgtggtgtgagtgccaatcaGAGGTTTACTTGATCAAACCTTAGAGTACAGATAagtagatgtggtgtgagtgccaatcaGAGGTTTACTTGATCAAACCTTAGAGTAGAgataagtagatgtggtatgagtgccaatcaaacaactctccatccaattcacaacttgtaaaagtaaaccattataggtcaaagtacagtcatCAACATGGAGCCtaggctcacaccaaacagcaagctataaagggtcccaaaaatgactagtgtaaaaccattcaaatgggaaaaccgaAGGTCTAATCTtattaaaaaaacgaaaacaataCACACTTAtaaaccactgaacatcagattccggACTTTGGACAGgttgaaaaaaatgaagatggtTGAAACGTTTTtataggtaccaaccttcacccttactTGAAACAAAAGTGTGGCATCACAATATTGCCTTGATTATAGTTCATTAGTCCTATACAAGATATATAGTCCTCTGCAGGCCAAGCTGAAATCGGAGTATAGTTTGGCACTCAATCAGTGAGTCTGTTTGGTAagtattacatattttattctgtaaggcttttatttattaattggtTATCTGGTctcttagatttttaatttttacttgttACTTAAAGAGTACAAAATTTGTGCTCTAAATGTCAAAtctgtattttgattga
Above is a window of Mytilus trossulus isolate FHL-02 chromosome 4, PNRI_Mtr1.1.1.hap1, whole genome shotgun sequence DNA encoding:
- the LOC134714618 gene encoding E3 ubiquitin-protein ligase Mdm2-like, with the protein product MAEGGHNIEKKSNFEGSTMTSHEETEDAAMLQLLQKMKSDRMNELRQIQQGERPVTGTDSRDNINSFFAKRLDAQAAAQGKENVPVNVDDVEEHRPDTVVVEIQGLVDQHRVSNVLTTNFRRRLENIIRGSISTVTRNNSPRPSPQSSARPTPSPQNSERQSPVPAPRSSTTPPISGSQSPVPQPRLRNTAIPQHVADVTDRSRSNSLASTNSSISSENETTPINAPIPPYFERLVPQEYTGSNLPVSLEEDIESLYRENVVQEISELVHRQLVTSSLESTFRNVLEITMQDRLGQSGTDGQRVQEFVRNIHPTQPIQRNDFSNIGLPPPGNDNWDNISITSVSAHAVPYTQSNLHMSREIRSLKSQLEEMKNMMKLSFDLQLDIQRAIRQEVSAALAQVQVGAEGGTPLKKCKPVSDTHCLICLDNHSDSVLYQCGHMCVCYACGRHLMSRNAKCPVCRAPIKDIIRAYKSNED